The DNA segment CGCTGGGCTTCCGCAGCCGCGGAGCGGATCTGCTTGCGGCGGTAGGCCTGGCGGCCCATGGTGAACAGGTCGTACTGCTCGCGAGGGATAAACCGCGCCCAGAGCAGGAAGAGGGAGAGTGAGATTCCCCATGCGTATCCGCCGAGGTGAGCAAAGTGGGCGATGTTCCCGCCTTGCCCGGTCATGGGGGCGAAGAAGTCCCACAGCACGCCGAACGCGATGATGTACCACGCCGGCACCCACACCATCCCCGCAGTCAGGATGTAGAAGCACCGGATCGACGTTCGCGGAAAGAGGACGAGGTACGCCCCGGTCACCGCGGCGATCGCGCCGGAGGCGCCGATGGCCGGGGATGCCGACATCGCCACGTGCAGCGCACCTGCCGCGTAGGCCCCAACCAGGTAGAACGCGAGGAACCCGACCCGGCCGAACCGGTCCTCGACGTTTGGCCCGAAGGCCCACAGGAACAGCATGTTCATGAGCAGGTGAAACCAGCCACCGTGCAGGAAGGCGCTGGTCAGCGGCATCCACCACCGGAAACCACTCCGGATGAGCCAGATCTGTTCCAGCACCTCGCGCCAGCGGGTCGGGTCCGACCGCAACCAGGCCGCTTGCACAGCAAAGATCATGACGCACGCGCCGATGAGCGCAAACGTCACGACGGTGCCCCGGCGAAGCGGCCGATCGGTACTGACTGGGAACAGCATGCCACGATCCTAATCCGGCACAGTCAGGCGCGGGCGTCGTGCTCATTGATCGGCGGTGAGTTTGCTGGCGCTGCGATCGATTCCTATAGTCCGCCTCGTCGACCGGAAGTCTTCAAACGGCCAGGGTGACCCTGCCGGGACTCGCTGTTCGTGTTTTCGAAGGATCAGACCAATGCCAGTCACCGCGAAGGGCCTTGAAGGAATCGTTGCCGCCGAGTCGAAGATGTCGTACATCAACGGCGAGAAGGGCGTTCTCGAGTATGTCGGGATCGCGATCGACGATCTGGCACGAAACTCCACGTTTGAAGAGACCGTTTTCCTTCTTTGGAACACCCGCCTCCCGACCAAGGCGGAACTGGAGCGGTTCAGCTCCGACCTTCGCTCCCGGTACAGCCTGCCCAAGGGCATGCTCGAGCGCATCCAGAGCCTCCCCAAGGATGCGAAGACCATGCACATGCTGCGGACGATGGTCTCATCCC comes from the Phycisphaeraceae bacterium genome and includes:
- a CDS encoding rhomboid family intramembrane serine protease, with the translated sequence MLFPVSTDRPLRRGTVVTFALIGACVMIFAVQAAWLRSDPTRWREVLEQIWLIRSGFRWWMPLTSAFLHGGWFHLLMNMLFLWAFGPNVEDRFGRVGFLAFYLVGAYAAGALHVAMSASPAIGASGAIAAVTGAYLVLFPRTSIRCFYILTAGMVWVPAWYIIAFGVLWDFFAPMTGQGGNIAHFAHLGGYAWGISLSLFLLWARFIPREQYDLFTMGRQAYRRKQIRSAAAEAQRAVKRRAESVAVPETAARLDSLAAARAEVGSLIAAGQHEQAARAYLPLVDRFGDIPGAATLSRQYMYDIANQLFRDRQYTPALAAYERFIEAYRTDPHVPSIRLMAALICVRYVRDPQRARRMLDGLETRLHDTAEKQMAQELSSELAGMPEGADRPAAAGRDAAQQ